A segment of the Zingiber officinale cultivar Zhangliang chromosome 8B, Zo_v1.1, whole genome shotgun sequence genome:
CGTGACATATTAGTATCAAACAACTTCCGAGACAGAACATGAACAGACACTTTTTGTTCTAATGTAAAGAGAAGGATAAGGCATTTGTTCCAAAAAGcttcaaaagaaagaaagaaaaacattGATTaactaaagaaaatataaggataagaGATTTATATCCAACatctttagaaaaaaaaaaacagaactaTAGAGAAAGATAAGACATGTTTGCTAGATTCTGGGAAGCATTCTACAATACACTTAACGATTTGGCAGCAAAGGCAAGAGGCCTATTAAAACGAATGTAACTAGTATTGCACTAATATCAACCAGAAAAGTAAAGTATAGCTCATATGAAGTATACTTGCCACTTTTTATTTCGGATTTACTTGCATTTCTTGAGACACCAAGGATAGAATAGAAATCCTGCAACAAATGACAATGAaattacaataaataaaaactaacAGAGATAAATTTGATCAACAGACTTTTTTCCTGGTCAACTTTCAAAAAGTTAAAAATCAAATGTTACTTACAGATTCAGCTCTAACGACAATTTCTGCCCTCCTATTACGCCTAGTATTTAGGTGTGGGCTGGAATTGTACAGAGCAGATGAAGATATTTGACCAAGAAAACTGGCTCGTGACGATGACAGACTGTTCCTTGATGTAAGACTGATACTAGAAAGAGACAGTGTAAGACAGAAAGTCAGCTTAAATGCAGACTGCAAAGATGACATGAAGGTTTTTCCCGATCGAGATTAACTACATAATAAAAGGAAAACCAAGCAAGAGAAGGAAGGTATCAACCCTCTAGCTATGTTTTTTGTCCATACAAAAATAGGATAAAACCATGACCACTTGTCAGTTGTACACGTCAACAAAGAATCATGCCTCAAAACAGGATACTTACCAATTGAAGGTGAATTATAATTCATGCGCAACATAGAGCTTACCTCGTGCTCCATATTAATGTTATTTAGCTAATCATTTGCCTTGAAGACTTGAACAGTTAGCATCAATATATATCTTGATATTGTAATACTGCAATCAGGATTGACCCCAAGACCAACTTAAATACAGATATGTTTTTCCTAAATGTAGACAATACTAGCAGCACCTGATCTTGTCCTTGATACCATGTCAAAGATGATCGATTGACTATTTATCTCAAAATCTAGG
Coding sequences within it:
- the LOC122014554 gene encoding chaperone protein dnaJ A7A, chloroplastic-like isoform X3 encodes the protein MTTVPCRNILVPQFGLQPQVILRSASPGVKICFSYTALTLQTGISLTSRNSLSSSRASFLGQISSSALYNSSPHLNTRRNRRAEIVVRAESDFYSILGVSRNASKSEIKSAYRKLARSYHPDVNK